ATTCTCcgacagaagaagaaacactgagctgatctctctgcctctcctccgCTGCCGTAACGCCCCAGTTTCCATAGCAACTGCCCTGATTGGCgttttgttttacagaaaaTGCTCCTTCAATATGATGGTGGGAAGGCGGGGGAGGGGGTGATGTCCCCCGGGGGAGAAGAACAGGAAACGAgatttggttttatttcataTAATGAGTTTCTACAACATGTGACACCTTCTATCTTTAGACCGCCGCATCATCAGAGGGAGAACACACGGCTCGGCGCCACGAGACACACTGAACCCAACCTGCAGGGTCACTGAGAGACGCCGCTGACAAAGTTAGCGCCTGTAAAGTCAGTCACATGACCACAGAGACAAGGAGACACAACAAGGAGACAAACTGAACCTACAGgatcactgcagacacacagagacaccagCAAAGTTAACAGCTGTAAAGTCAGTCACATGACCGCAGAGAGACTCAGAGAAAACCTCAACAAGGAGAAAACACTATCAAAGTTACAGGAAACATCTTGAGCCACATTTCCTGCTGAAACACATCTGGGCTTGGACTCAAAAACGCTGCTGTAAATACACTGACGATAAACAATAAACtccataaacaacaacaatcctTTCAGTcgctgcaaaaacaaaatcaacccTCTGGAAACAACAATGTCTCTATAAATGACGTCTGTAGAGGTCTGTAGAGGTCTGTGGTGGTCTGTGGTGGTCTGTGGAGGTCTGTGGTGGTCTGTGGAGGTCTGTGGAGGTCTGTAGAGGTCTATGGTGGTCTGTGGTGGTCTGTGGAGGTCTGTGGAGGTCTGTAGAGGTCTGTGGTGGTCTGTAGAGGTCTGTAGAGGTCTGTGGAGGTCTGTAGAGGTCTGTAGAAGTCTGTGGTGGTCTGTGGAGGTCTGTAGAGGTCTGTGGTGGTCTGTAGAGGTCTGTGGAGGTCTGTAGAGGTCTGTGGTGGTCTGTAGAGGTCTGTGGAGGTCTGTAGAAGTCTGTGGTGGTCTGTGGTGGTCTGTAGAGGTCTGTGGAGGTCTGTAGAGGTCTGTAGAGGTCTGTGGTGGTCTGTCGTAATCTGTAGAGGTCTGTAGGTTTGCAGGTGTAATAATGTGATCCCATGACTGATGTATTGATCACTGATCAGTTATTGATCGCAGCAGCAGGCTCTGAGCTCTGTGATGTCATCGTGTCATCTATTTTTATAGGTGTGAAGAAGAAGCTCAGCAGCTTTTGTTTCTATAGCGATGGAGGTAAAAATACATCCATGTGTCCCTAAGCAACAGCACagtgaccaatcagatcagccGACAGGTGtgagcacagagacacacaccaTCACCTTCACACAGGCAGCTGGTCTCCACGTTCAGAGAGACAGGCTCTGTATTGATCCATAGATAATTGATCATTGATCACTGATTGATTCATCattgtgatgataatgataatgatttgATCACTGATTGATTCATCattgtgatgataatgataatgatgatgatgatgatgatgatgatggtgatgatggtgctgatgatggtggtggtggtggtgatgatgatgatgatgatgatgatgatgatgatgatgatgatggtgatggtgNNNNNNNNNNNNNNNNNNNNNNNNNNNNNNNNNNNNNNNNNNNNNNNNNNNNNNNNNNNNNNNNNNNNNNNNNNNNNNNNNNNNNNNNNNNNNNNNNNNNNNNNNNNNNNNNNNNNNNNNNNNNNNNNNNNNNNNNNNNNNNNNNNNNNNNNNNNNNNNNNNNNNNNNNNNNNNNNNNNNNNNNNNNNNNNNNNNNNNNNNNNNNNNNNNNNNNNNNNNNNNNNNNNNNNNNNNNNNNNNNNNNNNNNNNNNNNNNNNNNNNNNNNNNNNNNNNNNNNNNNNNNNNNNNNNNNNNNNNNNNNNNNNNNNNNNNNNNNNNNNNNNNNNNNNNNNNNNNNNNNNNNNNNNNNNNNNNNNNNNNNNNNNNNNNNNNNNNNNNNNNNNNNNNNNNNNNNNNNNNNNNNNNNNNNNNNNNNNNNNNNNNNNNNNNNNNNNNNNNNNNNNNNNNNNNNNNNNNNNNNNNNNNNNNNNNNNNNNNNNNNNNNNNNNNNNNNNNNNNNNNNNNNNNNNNNNNNNNNNNNNNNNNNNNNNNNNNNNNNNNNNNNNNNNNNNNNNNNNNNNNNNNNNNNNNNNNNNNNNNNNNNNNNNNNNNNNNNNNNNNNNNNNNNNNNNNNNNNNNNNNNNNNNNNNNNNNNNNNNNNNNNNNNNNNNNNNNNNNNNNNNNNNNNNNNNNNNNNNNNNNNNNNNNNNNNNNNNNNNNNNNNNNNNNNNNNNNNNNNNNNNNNNNNNNNNNNNNNNNNNNNNNNNNNNNNNNNNNNNNNNNNNNNNNNNNNNNNNNNNNNNNNNNNNNNNNNNNNNNNNNNNNNNNNNNNNNNNNNNNNNNNNNNNNNNNNNNNNNNNNNNNNNNNNNNNNNNNNNNNNNNNNNNNNNNNNNNNNNNNNNNNNNNNNNNNNNNNNNNNNNNNNNNNNNNNNNNNNNNNNNNNNNNNNNNNNNNNNNNNNNNNNNNNNNNNNNNNNNNNNNNNNNNNNNNNNNNNNNNNNNNNNNNNNNNNNNNNNNNNNNNNNNNNNNNNNNNNNNNNNNNNNNNNNNNNNNNNNNNNNNNNNNNNNNNNNNNNNNNNNNNNNNNNNNNNNNNNNNNNNNNNNNNNNNNNNNNNNNNNNNNNNNNNNNNNNNNNNNNNNNNNNNNNNNNNNNNNNNNNNNNNNNNNNNNNNNNNNNNNNNNNNNNNNNNNNNNNNNNNNNNNNNNNNNNNNNNNNNNNNNNNNNNNNNNNNNNNNNNNNNNNNNNNNNNNNNNNNNNNNNNNNNNNNNNNNNNNNNNNNNNNNNNNNNNNNNNNNNNNNNNNNNNNNNNNNNNNNNNNNNNNNNNNNNNNNNNNNNNNNNNNNNNNNNNNNNNNNNNNNNNNNNNNNNNNNNNNNNNNNNNNNNNNNNNNNNNNNNNNNNNNNNNNNNNNNNNNNNNNNNNNNNNNNNNNNNNNNNNNNNNNNNNNNNNNNNNNNNNNNNNNNNNNNNNNNNNNNNNNNNNNNNNNNNNNNNNNNNNNNNNNNNNNNNNNNNNNNNNNNNNNNNNNNNNNNNNNNNNNNNNNNNNNNNNNNNNNNNNNNNNNNNNNNNNNNNNNNNNNNNNNNNNNNNNNNNNNNNNNNNNNNNNNNNNNNNNNNNNNNNNNNNNNNNNNNNNNNNNNNNNNNNNNNNNNNNNNNNNNNNNNNNNNNNNNNNNNNNNNNNNNNNNNNNNNNNNNNNNNNNNNNNNNNNNNNNNNNNNNNNNNNNNNNNNNNNNNNNNNNNNNNNNNNNNNNNNNNNNNNNNNNNNNNNNNNNNNNNNNNNNNNNNNNNNNNNNNNNNNNNNNNNNNNNNNNNNNNNNNNNNNNNNNNNNNNNNNNNNNNNNNNNNNNNNNNNNNNNNNNNNNNNNNNNNNNNNNNNNNNNNNNNNNNNNNNNNNNNNNNNNNNNNNNNNNNNNNNNNNNNNNNNNNNNNNNNNNNNNNNNNNNNNNNNNNNNNNNNNNNNNNNNNNNNNNNNNNNNNNNNNNNNNNNNNNNNNNNNNNNNNNNNNNNNNNNNNNNNNNNNNNNNNNNNNNNNNNNNNNNNNNNNNNNNNNNNNNNNNNNNNNNNNNNNNNNNNNNNNNNNNNNNNNNNNNNNNNNNNNNNNNNNNNNNNNNNNNNNNNNNNNNNNNNNNNNNNNNNNNNNNNNNNNNNNNNNNNNNNNNNNNNNNNNNNNNNNNNNNNNNNNNNNNNNNNNNNNNNNNNNNNNNNNNNNNNNNNNNNNNNNNNNNNNNNNNNNNNNNNNNNNNNNNNNNNNNNNNNNNNNNNNNNNNNNNNNNNNNNNNNNNNNNNNNNNNNNNNNNNNNNNNNNNNNNNNNNNNNNNNNNNNNNNNNNNNNNNNNNNNNNNNNNNNNNNNNNNNNNNNNNNNNNNNNNNNNNNNNNNNNNNNNNNNNNNNNNNNNNNNNNNNNNNNNNNNNNNNNNNNNNNNNNNNNNNNNNNNNNNNNNNNNNNNNNNNNNNNNNNNNNNNNNNNNNNNNNNNNNNNNNNNNNNNNNNNNNNNNNNNNNNNNNNNNNNNNNNNNNNNNNNNNNNNNNNNNNNNNNNNNNNNNNNNNNNNNNNNNNNNNNNNNNNNNNNNNNNNNNNNNNNNNNNNNNNNNNNNNNNNNNNNNNNNNNNNACACCTGTTCACCCACttgttaaaggaaatggccactttattaggaacACCTGTTCACCCACttgttaaaggaaatggccactttagaatgaaaatacagacagtacttactgtcCCTCATGCAGACAAGAAGCCCAGTGTAGTTCTTTAAACGATTTGTGGGTggagagaggaggtgaggaggtgAGGAGGTAAGGAGGTGAGGGGGCAGGGAggtgaggaggggaggaggtgaggaggtgtggaggggagaaggagaggagacatAAGGACGGAGGAAACAATATGTGGGCTggagagaggaggtgaggaggtgaggatgtgaggaggggaggaggggaggaggcaAACGTTAGAATGAGGAGCACCCACAGAGCTCAGAGGtccactgactgactgttctGTGAAGACCATGATGTTGTGTTGAAAGGAGATTTAAGGGAGAAAATGAAACAGACTCATGATTTGAAAAAACTCATgatttgttaaatgtttgtgttgGTTCAGAGTCACGGCGTCATGGAGACGATGAACGTGTTAATAATCAGTCAATAATATGAAcgtttaaaataaagtttcatcGATCGTCTGAAGCTTTTTAACAAAgaactcattttattttattgatttcctTCAAACTTAAAATCATCAGTGAGATGATCGATTGGATCAATGAGTTTAAACCTgatcagtgatctgattggtacaaaaagacatttatttacaaaactttattgtcccatcGATGAAAAACAAACGTCTATGTACAAAACAACTTCTTGTTTagatcttgtttgtttttttacagtgaaaCACAGAATGAAGACGACGTCACGACTGTCAGACATTCActcatcaataatcaataacatGTCCACTCCTTATCAATGAACACCAGCAGAGGGTTAAAGGACCATGACACCGTTTCCTCCACTGATCaccctttcaaaataagatgttAACATCTCATGAGACTtgtctcatcccaactcgtcaaacaTCAGTGCTCCGTCAGTGACACACACGTCGACATACGACGCGCTCAGTTTTCTCCTGGTCATAGTGAGACGTTCAGGGACGGTGTGTGAATCTACGCTTCTTACATGCAtcctgtcttttcaaaataaacttccacttttcacaggaagtgtacagtttctgctttttAGACGCagacagtctttttcaaaataaacttgcacCTAGTCAGGGTCAGAGAAAAACAGCATGGTTACTGACGTCAAGTCATGTTACATACGTTACTGTTGTAGCACAGACACATCGACGCCTCATTGGCTGCTGGGTCATACGTCAACATCACCGCCATATTGATCGCTCTAAGCTCTAATTGGTTTACCctgtcctcctcccctcccGCCCCACCTGTACGGTCCTCCGTACGTCGTGAGaggttcctgtgtgtgtgttggtatctGACGCTAAGGTCATTGAGCGGCAGCGtgtgacgagttgggatgagaatgctCGTTTGGACATATAAAACCAAACAGTGTTATGATCCTCTGATGGAGGCGGAGCTTgtgttcttcttcttgttcttaaAGGTTCTGTAAAAGAAACAATCAGGTGGAAACACGAGTTACAAAAAGCTGGTAAACTGTCGATGATTCTTGTCTCAGATTGTCAGCGAGCGTTAAGTTACCGATGAAACGACACAAACGACCATTGAACCACCACAGGAAGGCACTGCTGCgtcttttcacaataaaacctGTCAGGGTCTAAAGACACGACGACACACTGATGGGAGCTttacattaaaggaacagtcccACTTTTTATCTCGTCCTGTGTCGTCCTCAGAGTCAGTGAGGCGTTCACTGTCCGCTGGTGAGTGTGAAAGATCAGGATACGTTTCAGTGTGTACAGAGCTGACTTCACAGAATCAAACAGGAACTAAAGAAACTGATCAGCAGGATGAGATGAACTGATGGTGATTAGTTATTGATCagtattgattaatctgctgattctTTTATTGATAAAGGAGCTGTCAGCAGTGAAAATGTCCAGAGTGTCCTCAAACGCCTcgttcagtttcagttttagtagaaaaacagaaaatattcacatcaaACCAGagaatttattttcttaaaaaatgactgaaaatatttggggattaattttctgtcgatCGATTTGGAAGTTTACGAACTGAAACGTGTAAAAAAGCAACAGTCGGACCGTCACAGCTGATGATCacatgactcacacacacacctgcacaggtaccggaccagcagacagcagcagagacacagacgACAACACAAAGCTCAGAGTCCAGTCTGAGTCCAGAGAGAACGTCTGCTGGTTCCGCCCACAGAACCACCGTGTGCTCCGTCACGCCACCTGGTGGCGACGCATCACTCCACAGGAACGCCGTCCACGCTCTCCTGGGAGATCTCAGAGTCCAGGGAGTAGCAGGAGCTGCCGTTGTCCTGAGTGTCCCTGTTGACCTCCTCAGAGAGCGTGGCGACGCCAGAGgaggccccgccccctccccCGGGCTCTGCGGCGCCCTCGCAGAAGTGGGCGGAGGCCTGGAAGAGCTGGCTGCAGAGGCGGTTGTAGCGGTGGTAGCGGGATGGTTTGCCGGTGTGGGTGTACATGTGCTCCTGCAGCTGGCTCTTGTGGGCGAAGCGCAGGCTGCAGACGGCGCAGGCGATCTTCCGTTTACGGGAGTGCAGGACGGCGGGGGTGGGGctgctcccccctcctccccccgcTCCCccccggctcctcctcagctccgcGGCCAGCTGGTTGGCGAGCGCCTGGCTCTGTCTCAGCGCCTCCTCCAGACACCCTGCGTCCAGCTGGTCTTGGGCCCCCGCTGGCCCCTCCTCACCGCCAGCATCCAGCTCCCCGCCCTGCGGCAGCCCCTCCATCAGGCGGGCGGGGTCGAGGGCGTGGCTGAACAGGTGCTCCCGCAGGTCCTCAGGGGAGGAGCAGCGCTCTCCACAGCGGGGACACAGCAGGACGAGGGGCCGGTCCTTAAACAGGAGGCTCTGACTGGGACTGCTTCCCTGAGAGGGAGACCCCGTCCCCTGCCCCTCCTCCGCCTCgccttcctccccctcttcctcctccacccgCTCCTGCTTGATGCGGGTCGAGATGTCAGAGTCGTCTCCAGACGCCACGGAGCAGACGTTGCGTTGTGTCGAGGCCTGGCGGTCTGACGGGATCCCCTCCAGTCCGACGGCGAGGGACAGCTGGGAGTGGGACCGACCTCCCCGGCGTCCATCCTCGGGGGCCCCGCGGGACACCGCCATGGTCTTGGGGACTCCCGGTGCGTCCTTGTTGGCCAGCTGGGAGGAGATCTGGATGCCGTACAGGTTGGACATGCGCACCATGTCTGCAGCGGCGTCGGCGGCGCCCTCGCCGGGTTTCCGGCACAGCTGGTAGGCGTGCAGGAACTTGATGCCGTCCTGCAGCCGGCTCTGGTCCACGGGCTGTTTGGGACACATGCCGGTGTACATGATGTGCAGCAGGTAGCTGAAGACGTCCGGCTGGATGTCGGTGGGCTGGATCTTTATACACtcactgaggacagacagagacaacatGTCAACATGTCTCAGGTGGTCTGAGACACACACGGCCCTATTATTCATTTCAACGAGGCCAGTGTGTGTCAACCAATCAGAAACAAGCAAACACTCAGGTCTGTATTTCTACTGTCGTCATGACGACAGATTAAACTGCTGAAACATCTGTCTCTCACTATCATGACTTATGTATGTATGTcgagtgtcagactgaataaCGAACCACAAAAATCTTATTAGTTTATTCTTcggtccaagtggacgtttgtgccaaatttaacaaaattccctcaagttgtCCTCGAGACATCGTGTCCATCGTGTATGTACATACGGACAATCAGAACCAGAGACAGAACCAGCTACTGTCGGTGTGGAGCCATAAACACTGTGCTGAATGTCAGAATCCCTGTCAGTGACAGGAAGTTCATTGTTTTACAGGAAGTACTTGATCTGAATACTGACGGTCCTGGTTCAAAACGATCAAAGAATTTACGTGCAATAAATTAGTGTTTGGAGTTTTTCAACATGcgcatgtttatatttattatgtatGTGTTACTACTGAGGCAAAGTCCTGGAAGACGTCACTGTTCGAGACACACCGCACCACCTGACCTGACACCTCAGGATGATTAAAGACAGGTGTGCTGCAGTACGTGACCAGCGTGGAGACGTCTTCCACCGCCGTGCGTTTGGTTTGATTTGAGTTTATTGTTTGATGAACTCGTTTCTTACCTCTTTGATTTGAACTCAGGTTTTTGTAAAGGCCAGTTTCCTCACATCAACATCCTGTACCAAGCAAAGACAACGGGCTGATGGTGTCTTCACGGCGTCTGATGGCGGCTACTCTGACCTCATTCAGGAGCCACAGTGGACAGTGACCATGAACCAGACCATcagctcaggtgtgtgtgtgtgtgtgctcctcaCCTGGACTGGTGGATGAAGATCATCTTGAAGTAGTTGGAGAAGGCAGCGAGGACGGCGCGGTGAGCTTTGAAGTAGACGTTTCCGATGGCGACAGTGCAGTCGCACAGGAAGCCGAACTCTCTCTGAACGttgagctgctgcagcaggaagaGGCTGTGAGACGACACCTCCATGACCcactctgcaacacacacacacacacacacacacac
The sequence above is drawn from the Epinephelus moara isolate mb chromosome 12, YSFRI_EMoa_1.0, whole genome shotgun sequence genome and encodes:
- the zbtb25 gene encoding zinc finger and BTB domain-containing protein 25, whose translation is MEVSSHSLFLLQQLNVQREFGFLCDCTVAIGNVYFKAHRAVLAAFSNYFKMIFIHQSSECIKIQPTDIQPDVFSYLLHIMYTGMCPKQPVDQSRLQDGIKFLHAYQLCRKPGEGAADAAADMVRMSNLYGIQISSQLANKDAPGVPKTMAVSRGAPEDGRRGGRSHSQLSLAVGLEGIPSDRQASTQRNVCSVASGDDSDISTRIKQERVEEEEGEEGEAEEGQGTGSPSQGSSPSQSLLFKDRPLVLLCPRCGERCSSPEDLREHLFSHALDPARLMEGLPQGGELDAGGEEGPAGAQDQLDAGCLEEALRQSQALANQLAAELRRSRGGAGGGGGSSPTPAVLHSRKRKIACAVCSLRFAHKSQLQEHMYTHTGKPSRYHRYNRLCSQLFQASAHFCEGAAEPGGGGGASSGVATLSEEVNRDTQDNGSSCYSLDSEISQESVDGVPVE